The DNA region GTGGTGGCGGCATCGGTTGGCCGAATTAGCCGATGAGGATGCGCGCATCTACGGGCAAGTGATCACAGCCCATCGTTTGCCGAAGGCTACCGAAGCAGAGGCTGGGGCTCGCCAGGAGGCGATCCAGGCGGCCCTGAGACAGGCAGCCTGGGTCTCGGGGCAGGCCGCTCTGGCCTGTGCAGCCGTGATCGAGCTGGCGAGACAGGTGATAGGGCAAGTTCGTCGCAGCGTGCGGGGCGACGTAGCCGTGGGAGCCTTGCTGGCCGAGGCTGGCCTGCGTGGGGCCCACCTCAACCTGGAGATCAATCTGTCCGCCCTCGGCGATCCCCAATGGATGCGCGAGGAGCGGGAAGAACTGGCCAAGCGGCTGGCGATCGTCGAGGATGAGAGAAAGCGGATCATTTCTCTGATATTGCCATGATTTGAACGATGCCCCTCATCACCCGTTGGTGGATTAAGCTCGCTTTGGTGTATTTGGTCGCCGCATTGGGGCTCGGCCTGGTTTTAGCCGCGCGCGCGGTGATGAGCCTGCCCCCCCTTGTCGCCGCTTTCGGGCCGGTGTACTTCCATGTATTTTTGGTGGGCTGGGTGACGCAACTGATCTTCGGCGTGGCCTATTGGATGTTTCCCAAGTATTCCAAAGAGCGTCCACGTGGGAGCGAGACGTTGGCTGTGGCGACGATGGCATTGTTGAACGTCGGCCTACTGGTGCGAGCCGTGGCCGAACCACTAAACGCGCTGCATCCAGGTGCGATTTGGGGTCGGCTACTCGTGTTTTCGGCGATCCTACAATGGCTGGCCGGGTTAGGATTCGTCGCCAACACGTGGGGACGGGTCAAGGAGAAGTGAGATGCCACGGCTGAGCTGCTGGTTAATCCGATCATCCTTGCTTTACCTGAGCATCGGCTTTACACTGGGAGGCTTGATGCTCTCTCACAAGGGGGTCCCGCTGCATCCCGTCGTGTGGCGTTTGTTGCCGGCTCATATCGAATTCTTGTTGCTGGGCTGGATCCTGCAGCTCGCGATGGGTGTAGCCTTTTGGATTCTGCCGCGTTGGGGCACCGAGCGCGGCAATGAAACGCTGGCCTGGCTGGCCTATGGGCTGCTAAACCTAGGCGTGTGGATGGCGGGCATCGGGTCGCTCATTGGGGTTCCCATGGTGCTCGCCGGGCGCATCGCCGAGGTGGCTTCAGCCATCGCGTTCGCTGTGCACGCCTGGCCGCGAGTCAAACCGTTGGGCGTGTGAAAGATGCCACAAGTCCATGAGGGCATTGACCTTAGCACAGCGATTCAGCAAGCTCATCAGGGGCTTGACCGATATTGTGACCGTCATCCTGTGATGTTCAGGGCCTTTGTCAGCAACGTTCAGAAGCCAACCGGCAACAATCGAGTTGTAGTGAATCTGGCCACCAGAAAAAAAGAAATCCCCAGACTTTGAGCCTGGGGATTTGTCGGTTGACAAGAGATCACATGCCGTATTCGCTACTAGGCACGGCAGGGGCCTTCTCGCGCTCCGGGACGTCGGTAATT from Anaerolineae bacterium includes:
- a CDS encoding cyclodeaminase/cyclohydrolase family protein, translated to MKPMEPLPLGQGSQGMRALLDALAAPTPTPGGGTAAALAGAMGAALIEMACRLTVNRAHSASTAAEMERTSVEAGWWRHRLAELADEDARIYGQVITAHRLPKATEAEAGARQEAIQAALRQAAWVSGQAALACAAVIELARQVIGQVRRSVRGDVAVGALLAEAGLRGAHLNLEINLSALGDPQWMREEREELAKRLAIVEDERKRIISLILP